The DNA segment ATTTTAACTGCTATGGCAGGGCCATTGATATTTCTCTTAATGCCAATTTTTGGGCCACTACCCCTTGTCCCTTATTTAATTACCTTTTACTTGCTATGTGCCATAACTGCATTTATGATTAGAAGATATATAAAAAATCCTATCTCAGGAATAATAACTCTAAGTGGAATTACTTTATCAGCTATTTTAGTAGATACAATGTTTAATAGTTTTTTACAAAAACAGTCTATATTAGGATATGATGTAATAGCAGGAGCTAGATTTTATGGAATAGGTAACGAATATATGGGGGTAATTATTGGTAGCTCGATCATAGCCACTTTTCCTTTACTCCAAAGACCTGAAAGGAAAAAATGGCTGTATCTTATATATGGAACAATAGCCATTATTATGATGGCACCTTTTTGGGGAACAAACTTTGGAGGAACCTTATCCTTAGCTGTAACCTTTGCCGTAGCTTTGATAGATATAAAAGAAGGCAAGGGATCTGTTAAGTATCTCCTTGCCTTAGGAATAGTCTTTGTATTAGCACTAACTGCTATGATAACCATCAATGTAATTTCTCAGGATCAAACCCATATTGGAAGGATTTTTTCTGGTGAAAATGCCAATCGTTTAGAAGAGATTTTATTAGCTATAACTAGAAAACTCTCAACAAACTGGAGATTAATAAGGTTTAGTATTTGGAGCAGAATCTTTGCAGTATTATTAGTAAGTACCATAATAATTGGTTTTTATCCGCCAAAGAAATTTTCCTTTGTAAAAGAAAAGCACTATTATCGGGGGATAAAGGCTATATTGGCAGGTAGTTTAGCAGCCCTTTTCCTTAACGATTCCGGAATAGTCGCTGCTGCCACTGCAATGATATTTTTAGCATTACCTATTCTTTACGTGTTTTCTTTAGATAATTCCCCTTCCAATTCTCCCCACTTATCATAGAGTATTTCTAAACTTTCTTTTAGATTATTATATTCTCTAGTGATTTCTAAATTCTTTTCACTATTAGAATAGATTTCAGGTTGACAGAGAAGCTGTTCGTATTCAGTTATCAGCTCCTCTGTCTTTTCTATTTGCTGTTGAATCTCTTCTAATTGTTTTTGTAACTGTTTAATTTTATTATTAGATATTTTTTCTTTAAATTTAGAAGATTTTTCCTTTGTCTTCTTTTCCTCAAGTTCTTGCTCAATCCTTAATTGCTCTAATTTTTCTAGATAATAGTTATAATTACCTAAAAAAGTAGTGATTTTTCCAGCCTTTAATTCCAATGTTTTGTTTGTAATTTTGTTTAAAAAATATCGGTCATGGGAAACAACTAAAATTGTACCGGGATATTCTAAAAGGGCTTCCTCTAGGACTTCTTTAGAAACTATATCTAAATGGTTGGTCGGCTCATCAAGTATTAAAAAATTACTTTTATTTAAAATTAACTTTGCTAGTGCTAATCTACTTTGTTCACCACCGCTTAAATCACCAACCCTTTTAAAGACATCTTCTCCTGTAAACAAAAATTTTGCAAGATAAGAACGGACAGAGCCTCCAGTCCACTGAGGTTTTACTTCCCAAATTTCTTCAATTAAATTATTGTGGGGATTTAAGTCCTTTCGCTGTTGGCTAAAATATCCTAAATTTACGTTATGACCTAAGATAATTTCACCCTTTTGTACAGGTATTTCACCACTGATTAACTTAAGTATTGTTGATTTTCCACAACCATTAGGTCCTACTAAACCTACCCTCTCACCCCGCTCTATTATAAAAGATACTCCTTTTAAAACTGAATTATCTTCATAACTATGGTATAAATCCTTTACTGTCAAAACAAAACGGCCACTTTGGCTATCTAAATGGAACTGAAATTTAGCCTTTTTATCTTCACCTTTTATTTCAATAACTTCTAATTTTTCCAATGCCTTTCTACGGCTTTGGGCTTGTTTAGTTTTTTGTCCAGCTATATTCCGACGGATAAACTCTTGGGTTTTCTCGATATATTCCTGTTGCTTTTGGTAATCTTTGAGTAATTTTTCCCGCAACTTTTTCTTTTCCTCTGCATAAAAACTGTAATTCCCATGAAATACCTGCAAACTGCCATTTTCCAATTCATAGATTTTAGTGACAAAATAATCAAGGAATTGGCGGTCATGGGAAATTACAAAAACAGCACCTTTATAGTCCTTTAAAAAACTTTCTAACCACTTTACCCCTTCGATATCTAGATGATTAGTGGGCTCATCAAGAAATAATAAGTCTGGCTTAGATAATAATAGTTTTCCTAAAGATAAACGGGACTGTTCACCACCACTAAAGGTCCCTATTTTTTGGCTGAATTGCTCCTCTGTAAAACCTAAACCCCGTAAAACACCATAGATATCACTTTTATATCGATAGCCCCCTTTTTCTTCAAATTCTGTTGTTAAAAGGCTATATTTATTAAAAATTTTTTCTAACTGTTCTCCCTTTAAAGAAGCCATTTCCTGTTCTAAACTACGGATTTCTTCTTCCATTTCTAAAAGATATTGAAAGACACCGGTTAACTCAGAGACGGGGGTATTATCAGGGTCTAAATCACCATATTGCCTCTGAAATCCTATATTTATTCCTTTATTTAAAATAACTTGACCTTTATCGTAATCTAAGGTACCATTTAAAATATTAAAGAGGGTGGTTTTTCCACTACCGTTATTTCCAACTAAAGCGACTTTTTCTCCTTCTTTTATTTGTAAAGATACATCTTTAAAAATCGGTTCACCATTATAATATTTATCAATATTATTACATTGTAAAATTATCATATTAAAACCTCCACAAAACCTTAATATCTCTATTTAATATAAATTATTGTTAACCTAATGTCAAAAGTTAATTATAGGAGGGTACTAGCTCCAGCCTTTTATTTAATTATTATAGGAAATAACAGATAAATTAGGGGATGATAAATTGAATTTTATCGAGATTACAGAAAAGGTTATAGAAGGTAAATTTATTGAAAGATTAAATCGCTTTGTAGCTAAAGTTTTAGTAGAGGAAAAAGAAGAACTTGTCCATGTTCCTACTTCAGGAAGACTCAAGGAGTTATTGTTACCAGGAGCCGATATTTATCTTAGAGTTAAAGATTTTAATGGTAAAAGGAAAACAAATTTTGATTTATTGCATGTAAAATCTAAAGAAGGTGTTTGGGTTTGTTTAGATTCTCATCTACCAAATACCTTTATGGAAAAATTATTATTAAACAGTTCTTTGGAGGAATTTAGTTATCTTCAACGGGTTGAAAGGGAAGTAAAATATAAGAACAGTAGGTTCGATTTTTTTGTAGTAGATAAAGCTGGGTGTCCTGGTTTTATAGAAGTAAAGTCTGTAACATTAGTGGAAGATGGAGTGGCAAAATTTCCTGACGCACCTTCTACTAGAGGGGCTAGACATTTAGAAGAGTTAATAGAAGCTGTAAAAGAAGGGTATAAAGGTAGTGTGGTCTTTATGGTACAAAGGAATGACCCTTCTATTTTTTCACCAAACAAAGAAAGGGATTTAGATTTTACTAAAAGTCTCATCAAAGCTGTGGAAAAGGGAGTAAAGGCTTATTGTTATAGTTGTGAAATAACAAGGAATAGAATATTCTTAGATAAAGTTATACCTATAAAATTATTTTAATATTCAAAAAGCTCTTTATAAGGTTTACATTATTTATAGAGAATATTATAATTATAATATAGTGTTGTATAACACTGTTAGGAAAGTATTGTTTGATGGGAGGATTCCAAAATGAGAATTGAAGTGACCTTTTATTGTGATAAAGGTACAAAAATAGATTTTAATTATAATTATAGTCTCTCAAGACTAATTATGGAATCCCTTTTTGACAATAAAAGTGCTTTATATCACAAAGGTAAGCCTTTTAAATATTATACCTTTTCCCAATTATATTTTTCTCAGTTTGAAATAAGTGGAGATTATATAGTAAGTTTAGGTGAAGAAGTCCATTGGTATGTATCATCACCCAATCCTTTTTTTATAGATGGGCTTGTGAAAGGTTTAACAAAATTGGGTAGTTATCCTATGGGGCAAGGGGAGTTTGAATTTAAACAAGTTAGGATATTGGATGATCCGGAATTCACCAATGATATGGAGTTTACTTGTATGTCACCTATTACTATTTCTTCTATGGGAAGAGGAGCAAAAAGGGAGCTTTACTGTAGAATTGAAAATAAATGTTTTGTGGAGAATTTAAGGTATGATTTAGTGCAAAAATATTATTATTTGTATAATTCATTCCCCAAAAACGAAAGGCTGGAAATTATTTTCGATAAAAATTATCTAGAAAATAAAAAACGGACTAGTAGGTTATTAGATTATAACGGTGTTAAAGTATTAGGATATATGGTACCCTTTGTAGTTAAGGGAAGCCCAGATCTTATACGGGTAGGATATTCCTGTGGTTTTGGAGAAAGAAATAATCAAGGTTTTGGTATGGTTAAAGTCTGGCATAGAAGTTAATATTAGAAAAAATTTTTAGCATGATTTATGGAAAATCCCTAAAATCATGCTTATTTCTTTATTTTTATCTACTTTATAGGTATAATAGATTTGAAGAAAAATAAGAGAAGGTGAAAAAATGGTTTTAGAAAAGGAATTGAAGGCAATTTTAGGTGAAGAAAATTTAAAAATAAATCATCCATTAAAAGATTATACAACTTTTAAAATTGGGGGACCTGCCGATTATTTTGCTACACCAAGTACAGAAGAGGCTTTACTTCAGTTGATCAATTACGCTAAGGAATTTAATATTCCATTTTTTGTCTTAGGTAAAGGCTCAAACATTTTAATATCTGATGAAGGGTATAGGGGAATTATTATCAATCTTACGGAAAAATTAAATAAAATTACAGGAGAAGATGAAAGGATTTATGCCCAAAGTGGAGCGACCTTGACAGATATAAGTAAAAAGGCTTTAGAGCACTCTCTAACAGGTTTTGAATTTGCCATAGGAATCCCTGGTTCTTTTGGGGGCGGAATTTTTATGAATGCAGGAGCCTATGAAGGTCAGATGAGCGATGTAGTAGAAAGGGTCTGGGTGATTAGAAATGGGGAAATTGTCCCTATCGATAAAGAAGAAATGGAATTTGGCTATCGAAAAAGTATTTTTCAAAAATATAATGACATAATTATTAAAGGTTGTATAAAACTACAAAAAGGAGATTACAATCAGATAAAAGCTAAAATGGATGAACTTACTCAAAAACGGGAAGAAAAACAACCTTTAGAATTACCCAGCGCCGGATCTGTTTTTAAAAGACCTCAAGGTTATTTTGCCGGTAAACTTATCGAAGATAGTGGCCTTAGAGGATATAGGATTGGTGGAGCTCAAGTCTCTGAAAAACATTGTGGGTTTATCGTTAATACCGGAGGGGCAACTGCCCAAGATGTAAAGGATTTAATTCAATATATCCAAAAAACAGTAAAAGAAAAATTTGGAGTAGAATTAGAAAGGGAAGTTAAATATCTAGAAAGTTAAAGACAAAGATCTAAAAATGTGGTAACATAAAGTTGAAGATTTTATAATGCCACAGATGAGGTGGTGAAGTGTGAAAGAGTTTGTTGAGATATTAAAAGAGAATAAGGGGAAAAAAGTTTTAGTTTTATGCCATGATGATGCAGACAATGATGCCATTGGGGCAGGATTTGCTATGGCAGAACTAACTAAAGGAACTTTAGCGGTTCCGCAAAAAGTATCTGAACACGCCCTTGAATTGATCAATAAATTGGCAGCTAAAATAGAAGTTGCCCCCAATCCTCTAGACTATGATTTGGTGATTATAGTAGATACGGCGGACATACAACAATTACCTGGTATAACCCTTAAAAATTATATTTTAATTGATCATCATAAAAACAATTTATTGTTAGAAAAAAGTCAAGCCCATATATATAAATTGGTAGATTCTACTTGCCAATTAGTTTATTATCTTTATAAAGAAATGGAAGCACATTTAACGCCAGCAGTAGCTTTAGGATTAGCAGCGGGAATTTTAGGAGATACTGTCGGTCTTACTAAAGCATCTAACAAAGCCATAATTGACTTAGGAAATATTTTACAAGACGGTAATATAGGCTATTCTACCGTTTTAAATACCTTTAAGATTAGTAGTAAAATAGAAAGGCTGCAAAAATTAAAAGCTGCTACCGGGGGAAAAGTTTATGAATTCTCTGATTGTATTTTGGTTTACTGCCAGCCTGACAAAAATTTCCTCTACTATGTAGCAACTATGTTTTTGGAGTTAGGAGCAGACTTAGCTTTAGTAGGGTATAAAGAAGGGGACTGGATACATTTAAGGTTAGTTAAGTCTAATCAATGCTTAACTAGTCATAATGTCTATGAAATTGTTAAAAAAGCCTCAGAAAATATGGTTGTAGAAAATTTTTGGGGTGACCAATATTTTGCAGGTTTTAAAGGTCAAGGGGATTACGACTTTTTTATCCAAAGAATCTTAAGGGAAATCGAAAATATAAGTAATAAAAACCTCCCTAATTAGGAGGTTTTTATTATTTCCTCAAGTTTTTCTGCCAGCTCTGGCAAATTTAGAGGTTGAATTTTTAACTTTTTTATAACTTCTTTGTATTGCCTGATAGTACCCATCATAATACAATCGGTGTATTTGTCTCTACAGTTAACGGTATTTTCACTTACTGCAACTTCTCCACCTTTAGACAAAAATTCTTGTTTTAAAATGTTAGCTGCAGTTGTAGATAGATTCTGTAATTTTATTACTTTAAAAACACATTTATCTGCCATTAAGTTGATACTAGCAGGGCTAGCGTTGACTTTTTTAATTTCTTCTTTAGCACTTTGAAGGTTTGGGATGTCTAAAATTTCTAAATTCACAAAATTACCTCCTATGGGTAACTATTCTATGGGCTACTACAGGTTGAACAATTTTGTTTAAAAGAAAAACTGTAATAGAGTATAGGATCATCAAAGTTAGTTGGGTAGGTAATCTTAGGAAATAAGCTTCCCATAATGGCCAACCAAAGGCATGGGCAAGACCTATAGTAGTTATAAATCCAGTAATTAGCTGAGTTAAAGATACTGTAAAAAGAAAGTTGATAAAAGAGTTTCCTTTAAACAATAACTTAAAGTAGTGGGGTAAAACACCATAAAGACCTTGGGCTACAAATATTAAAAAAATCGGTGATCCTTGTGGAAATAAAGTGACTCCAACGACATCAGCAACTGCTCCTACAGCAAATCCCCAATGAGGACCTAATACTAAACTAGCTATGATAATAGGGATAGGTCCTAAACCAATCCTCAAAGCTGGTAATCCCCCTAAAGGTATTACAGCGCTGGCGAATCGTGTTAGAACGATACTCAAAGCAATGAGCAAAGACGCTAATGTTAAACAATAGGTTTTATTCATTGTAGTAGATGGAGTTTTCCCTTTAGAAATATAGGAAAATAAGGCGAAGATGGTAGCGAATACTACTACTTGAAAATAGAAATTAGTACTTAGTGTTTCTACAAACCAATTAAAAATTTCCATAAAAAAAACCTCCCTTTAATTTTGGATAGGCAGAAATATGCCAACCAACAGAAAAGAAGGTTGAGAAAAACATATAACCTTTTTCCGAAGGTGACAGCGGACGCGATACTATACCGCAGGGCGAAACCTTTCGTCTTAGGGCGACATCCCATCCCTAAGCACTTAACGCATAGTATCTACTCTGCCAAACTTTTATTACAATTCTAATTATAACATAATAATTATTATTGTCTAGGGGTTAATTGACTAATGGGAAGGAAATGCTAAAGGTACATCCTGGACTCCTTTTGTTATTAAAGACTTCAATTTTACCCCCCATTTTTTCTGTTATCCCTTTAGCTATCGCCAATCCTAAACCACTTCCTTTACTAGAACGGGATTTTTCCACTTTATAAAACTTTTCAAAAATATGGGGAAGGTCTTCTTCAGGAATCCCAGGACCATCATCAATAATATTTAAAAAAACTTTTTTATCCATAAGGTAACACTGAAAAACAATTTCCTTTTTACTGTATTCCAAGGCATTAAAAAAGAGATTATTAAGAACTTGTTCTAGCCTGGTTGGGTCAACATATATAAAGGCTGAGTCTAGATTTACCAACTGTTTAGAGATTAGTTTATCATGCCAACTCCCTTCTTCTTTGATATCTAAATAATAACTTTGGACAAAGGTCTTAACATTAACTTTCTCAAAGTTAAATTCCAACTGATCTAAATCGAGTTTTGCCAAATTAAATAGATCATCGATAAGGATACTTAAATTATCTACTTTGTTAGAGATTATTGCCAAGTAGTTATTGAAGGTTTTAGGGTCGTTAAATAGACCATCTTTCAGTGCTTCTACATAACCTTTTATAGAAGTTAAGGGAGTCCTTAGATCATGGGAAATGGCCGCTAGTAGTTGTTTTTTAGCAATAGTGATTTCCTTTTCTTTTTGGTTAACTTCTTTTAATTTATTTTTCATTATTTGAAAGGCTTGACATAAATTACCTAGTTCATCACTGGCGTTATAGGTAATATCAAAATCAAAATCATTTTTAGAAATTTTCTCAATAGCCATATTTAATTCTTTAAAGGGTTGTGTTACCCTTCGGGATATTAAATAAACAGAAAGGACGATATGTAACAAGAGGGAAGTTAAACCGATACTAACAGTACCTATCAAAAATTTAGTTAGCCTAGGAATAAAATCTGGTGGTGGAGGATAAGTATAAAGTTTTACCCCTACTATTTCCCCAGAAATATAGATATATTCTCCTACAGTATAACTTAATATTTCATTATCTGATGTGTTCCGATTTTTTTCAAGGCCGGGAATTACTTCTGTTAATAACTGATAATGGTTAGTAAAATTATCTTCAACGGAACTATAAAGCAGTTTTCCTGAATTATCAACAATCCGGAGAATTACTGGAGCATTATCGATAATTTCTATGATACCATTATGAAAATCTTTATTAACTGGATCTAGCAAATCCCAATTGTCAATAATAAAACTATTAAGTAATTCAACCTTTTCTGAAGTTAAGTAAAAACTTTCTCTAACAGGACTAAAGAGGTGTTTGCCATAAAAATAAGCAAATCCCCCTGTTACAATTAATGGAATTAGTATTACAGAGAAAAAAGCCATAAGTACCCGATATCGAAATTTAATCTTTACCATAAAAATCCCTATCCTTCAAATTTATATCCTATCCCCCATACTGTTTTAATATATTGGGGGTCAGTAGGATTTTTTTCAATTTTTTGCCTTAGTCTTTTTACATGTACAGTTACTGTAGCCACATCACCTAAACTATCTAACCCCCAGACATGTTCATATATTTCTTCTCTAGTAAATACCTGACGGGGGTGGGTAGCAAGAAACTTTAATAGTTCAAATTCCTTTGTAGGTAGATTTATTTGGTTTTCCCCTACAAAAACGTTATAACCTGCTAAATCTATGGTTAAATCTTGAAACTTTAAAATAGCAGGGGTTATTTCCCCATTATTAACTAAACTGCGGCGCATTAAAGCTTTCACCCTAGCGGTAAGGACAGATGGGCTAAAGGGTTTAGTAATATAATCATCTGCCCCTAGATCTAATCCTAAGATGGTATCGTTATCTTCATCTTTAGCACTGACAATGATAATAGGAATATTTTTATTAAAAGATCTTACTTCTTTACATATTTCAAAACCGTTTAATTTAGGGAGCATAATATCTAGAATTATCAAATCAGGTTGGAAGGTATTGGTTAATTGTAGCCCTTTCAAACCATCTTGGGCTATTTCAATAATAAAACCTTCCCTCTTTAAATAATCTTTAATAAGATTGGCTATTTCTAAATCATCTTCCACAATTAGTATTTTTTTATCCATACAAGGAAAACCTCCGCTATTTTTAAAAAATAATTTTATATTTGGTTATATTGATTATAATTATATTCAACAAATTTTTTAAGAATCCTTTTTTCCACCTTTATCTCTATTCAATTTCTCTATTTTAGTGTATAATATATTAAGTTTTTTAAGTTCCAAAAGGGAGGAGATTTGATGTTTAAGCTTATAGCACTGGATATAGACGGAACTTTAATAAACAGTGGGGGCAAAATATCAGCTATAAATAAAAAAATAATAAAAACTGCACAGGCTCAAGGGTATTTAATAACATTAAATACAGGACGGAGTTTTTACTCAGCCTATAAGTATGCTCAAGAGCTGGAAATCGATATTCCTATAATAACTGCCAATGGTACATTAATTAGGGACCCTAAAACCTTTGAAGTAAAGTATCAGTTAAACTTCCCCCAAAATACAGCATTAGAAATTGCCAATTTTTTATCTAAGAAAAAGGGAATTTCTTGTCAGGCTTATCATCTAGAAGGAATCCTTTTATCAGGGGTTGGTTTAGTAGGATTGGCGAAATTGTCAAATAGAAAGGGACTATTATCTTTAAAAAGGTTAATAGCTATGTATGAAGAAAGCAAAAGAAGTAAAACTATAAGGGTTAAGGATTTTGTCAATGCAGTTTCTAACCACCAAATACAAAAGTTTTTTGTGGCAGCTAAAACTGAAACGGGAAAGATAATTGAAAAGGAATTAGAGGAATTCCCTTGTACCGTAGAAACCCATTATGAAGGGGAAAACGGTTATTTAGAAATAATTCCCCAAGGAGCTTCAAAGGGGGAAGGGTTAAAAAGGCTAGCTAGTATGTACAATTTAACATTAGACCAAACAATTGCAGTAGGGGATAGTGCCAATGATGTTTCGATGTTTCAAGTAGCAGGACTTTCAGTGGCTATGGCTAATGCTACCCAATACGCTAAAAGCCATGCTAAACACATAACCTTTAGCAATGAGGACGATGGAGTAGCTGCCGTTATTAAAGAGTTTATGTTAACACCGGTTAAGGATTTTAAATTTATAAAGAAAGCTCAATAATTACCTTAGTTGTTTAACGAGGGGGGATATTTTTGGTACTAGAATTTACTAAAATGCATGGGCTAGGTAATGACTTTATAATCATCGATAATTTGCAAGATAAAAAATTAGATTGGTCAAAATTAGCAAAAAAACTCTGTCAAAGAAATACAGGTATTGGTGGAGATGGTTTGGTATTAGTATCACCTTCTGATAAAGGGGATTATAAGATGGTGATTTATAACTCAGATGGAAGTTTAGCCCAAATGTGTGGAAATGCCATCCGCTGTTTCGGGAAATACCTTTATGAAAAGGGTTATACAGATAAAACCAATTTAGTTATTGATACCGATGCCGGAGTAAAACAACTTTATTTAAAAATAAATGAGGGATTAGTAGAGACAGTAAAAGTAGATATGGGTCCCCCTATTTTTCAGCCTGAACTTATACCTGTCAATACCACAAATAGTGATAATAATATTAAAATACAAGTTGCTCAACAAGAACTAAATATAACTGCTATTTCAATGGGCAATCCCCATGCCGTCATTTTTGTAGATCAGGTAGAAGATTTTCCTGTAAAAGAGATTGGACCGCTAATAGAAAATCATCCTTTATTTCCCCAAAAAACCAATGTGGAATTTGTCCAATTAAAAGAAGATGGTACTTTAGTTATGAGAGTTTGGGAAAGGGGAGTAGGTGAAACCCAAGCTTGTGGTACAGGAGCCTGTGCAGCCTTTGTTGCCAGTGTTTTAAAGGGAAAAGTTAAAAACCAAGGTGAAGTTCATTTGTTAGGGGGAGTATTAAAAATTACCTTTGATGGTGAAAGGGTTTTTAAAGAAGGCCCTGCAGCCTTTGTTTTTGAAGGTAAGGTTAAAATAGAAGAATGGTTATAAACTCCATTAATTAAGGATAAGCTATAAATAAGCTTATCCTATTTTTATTACGGGGGTTTTACCGATGAAAAAACCTATAAAACTAAATAATTTAAAGGAAAATACTAAAGAGAGTATTGAAAAAATTACTGAAGAGGCTTTAAAAGAGATAAGTTTAGATGAGGATTTAGAAAAGAATATTCAAATACTAGAAAAGATTTTTCAGCATTGTGATGATGTAAATAAAAAAACTTTACATATAGAAGGAAATAAAAAAGGGATAATCTTTTTTTTAAGTGGAATAACAGATGAAAAATCTATTGTTAATTTTATAATTAATCCTTTGCTGAAGAATGAAGGAGTAGTATTAGAAAAAATTAAAGGTAATCCCCGATATATAGAGGAATATTTATTAGTTAACCATTCTGTAGAAAAAATTTCAGATCTTTACGGAGGAGTAATAGGGGTCTTAGAAGGCAAAGCTTTATTACTTATAGATGGATATAGTACCGGTTATACCATAGAAGTTAGGGAATACCCAACTAGAGATGTTCAAGAACCTATTACCCAAACATTAGTTAGAGGTCCTAGGGAAGGCTTTACCGAAGGAATCAAAGACAACTTAGCATTAATTCGAAAAAGGATTAAAACCCCTGATTTAAAAATAGAAAAAAAGGAAATCGGTCACCTAACAAAGACTTCTGTGGCTATTTGCTATATTCAGAATCTCGTTGATCCAAAGGTCTTAGAAGAGGTAAAGGTCAGACTAGATAAGATTAAAATAGATGCTATCCTTGATTCCAGTACAATAGAGCAGTTAATTGAAGATAGCAGTTTTTCTCCTTTTCCCCAAATAGGAAATACAGAAAGACCCGATGCAGCAGTTTCGGCGTTAATAGAAGGAAGGGTGTGTATTGTTGTAGATGGGTCACCCTTTGTTTTAATTGTCCCCCAAGTTTTAGTAGATATGTTACATATTACAGAAGACTATTACGAAAGATTTTATTTTTCAACTGCCATTAGATTACTCCGTTATTTAGCCTTTGGCTTATCATTATTAGGGCCTTCCCTCTATGTTGCAATAACAACTTTTCACCATGAAATGATCCCAACAAAACTTTTAGTCAGTATTGCCGCTGCCCGCCAAGGAATTCCCTTTCCTGCATTTTTAGAAGCTTTGATGATGGAAATAGCCTTTGAAGCGTTAAGGGAAGCGGGGGTCCGCCTACCTAAACCTATAGGTCAAGCTGTAAGTATCGTAGGGGCTTTGGTTATTGGAGAAGCGGCAGTGCAGGCAGGACTTGTTTCTCAAATAATGGTAATAGTTGTAGCTGGGACCGGTATAGCTTCCTTTACCGTTCCTGCCTTTAACATAGGGATTGCTATTAGGCTATTGAAAATTCCGATTCTGTTATTATCTTCAGTTTTAGGTTTATTTGGAGTGAGTATAGCTGTTATCGCAATTTCAATCCATTTATCTACACTAAGGTCCTTTGGAGTACCTTATCTATCACCAATTGCTCCTTTAACTTTACAAGACAACAAAGATGTTATTTTAAGGGGCCCAGTCTGGTGGATAAACCAAAGGCCAACCTATATTGCTAAAAATAATGTCGTTAAGTTAAAAAGCGGAGGGGAAATGAAACCCCAAAAACCACAGGCAGAGGAGGAAAAAGATGTCCAGAAAACTAGTTAAAGTTAGTAGTATTGTCTTATTACTCCTTTTGTTTATACCGGGATGTTGGGATAGTATTGAGTTAGAAGATCTAGGTATTGTAGTAGCTGTTGGTATAGATAAAGAAGAAGAAGGTTTTACCATGACGTTACAAATTATTAAACCCCAACCCCAAGCTAACAACGGCAGTGAAGGTAAAATTTGGGTTGGAGCCAGTAGTGGTCAAACCCTCTTTGATGCCAGTAAAAATTTTCGGGCAAAGGTTCCTAGCCGTTTAACTTTTATGCACAATCAGATAATTGTTATCGGAGAAGAAGCTGCTAAATCAGGATTTGATGATATAATTGATTTTTTAACTAGAAATAGAGAAATACGCTATAGAAGCTGGGTAATAATAACCCA comes from the Anaerobranca gottschalkii DSM 13577 genome and includes:
- a CDS encoding spore germination protein, with amino-acid sequence MKKPIKLNNLKENTKESIEKITEEALKEISLDEDLEKNIQILEKIFQHCDDVNKKTLHIEGNKKGIIFFLSGITDEKSIVNFIINPLLKNEGVVLEKIKGNPRYIEEYLLVNHSVEKISDLYGGVIGVLEGKALLLIDGYSTGYTIEVREYPTRDVQEPITQTLVRGPREGFTEGIKDNLALIRKRIKTPDLKIEKKEIGHLTKTSVAICYIQNLVDPKVLEEVKVRLDKIKIDAILDSSTIEQLIEDSSFSPFPQIGNTERPDAAVSALIEGRVCIVVDGSPFVLIVPQVLVDMLHITEDYYERFYFSTAIRLLRYLAFGLSLLGPSLYVAITTFHHEMIPTKLLVSIAAARQGIPFPAFLEALMMEIAFEALREAGVRLPKPIGQAVSIVGALVIGEAAVQAGLVSQIMVIVVAGTGIASFTVPAFNIGIAIRLLKIPILLLSSVLGLFGVSIAVIAISIHLSTLRSFGVPYLSPIAPLTLQDNKDVILRGPVWWINQRPTYIAKNNVVKLKSGGEMKPQKPQAEEEKDVQKTS